A region of the Haematobia irritans isolate KBUSLIRL chromosome 5, ASM5000362v1, whole genome shotgun sequence genome:
tgacaatgaatgCGTAgcataaaagtagaaaagaaataaaaaggcactggtttagaatttgaaccaaaatgtatgggctttatttaataaattattgttcgtcaaacaatatttaccttcgtagaagcgagagagtctcaaagagaatgtcaaaaagcttggatgccgaaaggcgggggttgatgacatttgacgttagaaaatgtcctcattttcgtaccgaaaggcagaaaaggtatagacaaatcctaacggcgggattacacttgaaaatgattatatgatttaacaaaagctaagaaaacggcatttgaacttaaacattgccgcccgccttgcaacatccagcCAGGTTGCAAAGTTTAAAACATAAATTCATAGTTACacttaaataatgaaataatgaaagtaTACAGGATGtacatttcagttaaaaaaaatgggcattttattttagttcaattcttttttttctcttgttatgGTTTCCATTTCATgtttcattttttcaaaaacaaattcatatttacaaATGTGCTCGTCAAGCACGCGATCGTAAATGGACTCGTTAAGCccgatcgatttttaaatttcaaataaatttgactcggaagagCCGGGTGTCGAGGACTCGTAAAGTCAGAAGGCTGTTGAAGACTACCTTACACCCAAGTGTGATATGGGGTGGCGAAGCCACAAACAATTCTCCTGGAGGGACCCCAGAAGCCGTCGTCAACGGTTTTTTATTGGTTGCTGTTGCAACATTGTCGGCCAGAATGGCAGAATCAGTAGTCGTACTGATGGTATGTTCATCGGCAAGGGGTGCGATGCTAGAATTAATCTCCCGTTCCTCATCCAACATGGGGACGTCGTCCTCAGACTCTGGAAGGGTAGCAGTCATCTTTGCTATGTTTTCTAtctatgaaaatatagaaagatttcGGAACGGAAAACCAAATTAACATAATGGTCAGGGTGACCAGAAACCGTAGGTCGCCTCACAACTTGTAGTCTGATCTATTGCGATTCGAACGCGGCCATCAAACCAAAGATTTTTCATGTAACAAAAACTAGGGAGGACGCGAGCATAACGCGACAGATAGACCTATGTTAACTCCCTAAAAGACAAGGATGTAATCCATTTGAACAAACTACGACCGTTAGTACCCGGATGAACATCGCGAAGACGACATAATTTCCACGTAGTGGGGAGTAATAGTTCTCGTCGAGAATGTCGTGGACAAATCAAAAGTAGCATGTAAAGTTACCGCTTTCGTAGAAAAGCAGAcagttttttaaatataaccGTGATAAATAGCGTACTATAGGACAAGATAGCTCAAACTCATGGCGTGTATTGCCCCTTGACCCAGGCGCATTACCCAAATTATGGTACCCCGTCAATACGTCGTCAACGTACATGCACTTCTGTAGGACTTGTACATAAAGAGGAAATCCATTCTCCGTGTCGTCAGCCAAATGCAAAAGTTGTCCAAGCCACTGTCTGTAACTAAAAGTTCCGGATAATATTTGCAGAGAATATCTTAACTGTATTCAATGCAGAAATGTCTAGGACGGGTCAACATATATATGGCGATACATCAGTGTGATATCGCAATTGTACACAAATTTATACAACTTCCACCTCAAAACGAGGAGAAACAAGTCTGATTGTTGAGTCGGACCGACGtgtaaaaatgtcattcaaGGCAGTGAAAACCAATCGAAGTCAAATTGTCTTTTTATCGGTGGATGACCGGCGATAAGGCAGATAACACATTTTCATTTGTAGGCGTAACCTAAACTGGCCTCATATGGTATAACTGTATATACCCGCGGACAAAGTCGTGGTGAATCGTCTTAATTCATGGTTTT
Encoded here:
- the LOC142241159 gene encoding uncharacterized protein LOC142241159 isoform X1, with amino-acid sequence MTATLPESEDDVPMLDEEREINSSIAPLADEHTISTTTDSAILADNVATATNKKPLTTASGVPPGELFVASPPHITLGCKVVFNSLLTLRVLDTRLFRVKFI